CACTTCAACAACCGGCTGCCCGGTGGAGCTCAGTGTCCAGCGTGGAGAGACTGCGGAGGGGCTGAGGAAGCTCATCTCCCAGAAACTGGggctgcagacagacagaatcATAGTGGTGCATAAAGACAGGTAGGTTAGCTctgactgtgtgtgtctgtttgattgattgatttttattacagactcagagtccagattacatacaaagagaaaacaaagacaataaaagaataaaaagtacaaaaaaaataaacaatacaaacacatgaCTTCTAGCCTTACAAAAGGCAATCATACCAGTGTCTCCAGAGTACAGATGAGTACTTTATTGcactatatttaacatttgccaacagtagtataattttattattagactCATTTAAGCGACAAATAAATCTATACATAAGTTTTCTCAAGACAGCCATCAAAGTGCTGACTCGGGCAGATACAAACAGTTCACTGGCACTGGaccatctgggtttatttaataaaagtctAAGTGCATCATTGTAAGCCACCTCACTTGAAGactggcttttttaaaattgcaccaCAAATGTGCAGTATACAGTGATGTACAATATGATCTAAACAAGTTCAGCTTCACTTCATCCGAACAGAATCCAAATTTACGGACAAGAATATTTGCCTGAGCGTATAACATTCGAACCTGACGGTAAATGTcctcatcatcagacagacaatCTGTCAACATATGACCAAGATATTTCACTTTAGTTGAGACTTTCAATAAAGACCCAGACAGTTTGAAATGTGGAAATAGTCTATTTTTGTCCTCCTTAGTGCGACAGATCAAGATGGTGCTTTTTGAAGGATTGAACTTAACATCATGTAACTCACCATATGCTGAACAGACATTAAGCAGCTCCTGAAGACCAGCTGAACTTGGGCTAAAAACCACTAGGTCATCAGCatacattaaatgattaataatagtATCACCAGCCATGCAGCCGGTTCTACACAGGTTTAGCTGCTTAGAAAGATCATTcatataaaagttaaacaaaatagGAGATAAAATGCTTCCTTGTCTGACTCCATTGCTGACATGAAAGGATGCAGACATACAGTTGTCCCATTTCACCTGCATAGTTTGATTAGCATACCAGTAGGACAGACATCTTACTATATACTTAGGTACACCAGCttggcacaattttaaaaatagttttctatgATTAACACGATCAAAAGCCTTGGTGGCgtctaaaaaacacagaaaaactgtagaattTTGCTGTTATAATTTTTCAGTAATTCTTTTAGTCCATATATACACATATCAGTGCCATGTTTGGGCTTGAACCCAAATTGATTTTCAGTAGACATTACTATCTTTGCAAATTTTGGCAGAAGAATAAGTTCAAAGACTTTAGACAGTGTATTAGCTAGGGCTATAGGTCTGTAATTATCAGAGCTGCCAATTTtaccagctttgtttttaatcacaggaAGTAAAAGAACATTCATCAAGGATTCAGGAATAAAACCATGCataataaaaccagtgaaacACAAGGCAAGCAGAGGGACAACTCTTGAACTGGCAAATTTGAGATGTTCAGCTGAAATAAGATCCATTCctatagatttatttacagacagtTCTTTAATTGCTTGATAGACCTCGTGTGTTTTGATAGTTTCTACAGTGCTAACTTTGTCAACCTGGAAGGGTTCACTCTGTACACAGGTGAATAACTTGCTGTAGTGGTGTTGCCAAAAATCTACAATCATATTCACCCCAGAAACACCATCAACAGTGTAAGGAGAGaggatttattgttattgatagTTTTGACCTCTTTCCAAAAGGTTTTTGTATCCTTTCCTAAAAACTTTTTTGCCAAGGAATCAGCCCTCATGGTTTGCTCATTCTGTTTAATGAAGCGTAgtgcatatttgtattttgaagtGGACAGCTTTTTCTGCTCAAATATAGGGCCCTGTCTAGGTTTACCTGCTAGAGCCCAATATTTAGTAGCTTCGCGGGCTTCATGGTGGAATTTAGACACATATGTGTTCCAACCTGgtctatttttaatctttacattACTCTTATTATAAGGCAGACTGGCTCCCATAAGCGCTTCAATTATGTCAAAATATAAGCTAGTTATATTGATCCTATGTTCAATTTTAGAGCAGTTACAGTCTGTGCAAGTAACTGCCTCTCTTGGTAAGTTAATGGAAGATAACAGTTGATCAGTTTGGGCATAGTAAGAGGCTCTTTGTTTATTAGATAAAGAAGACCAGTCTAtttgcatctgtttttgaaTACTGTTCTTATTTACAGTTGCAGGTATATGATCAAATCTAATTGATACCTCGAAAGGGATGTGATCAACAGTGGACACATTATATAAGATATTAATATATATCAAAGCAGCATGAGCATCTGCTGTAGTAATACAATGGTCCAACCAAGATGTAGTATGCCAGGCTTCACTTATATAAGTGTAACTTGCAGCTGGCAAAAGTTCTTTACTTgacaatattaaattaaagtctGTACAAAAATGAATCAGGTGTTTAGCAAACAGCGAGTTTTTATCTGAGATGTCTGCATTCATGTCACCCAGGACATAGATACTTTTTGACTTCTCATTTTGCATAAAAGAGCTAATATAAGCAAGTTTACTAAGGTATTCTTCTTCGTTATGATGACATTCATATGGAGcatagacatttaaaataataaattctttGTCATGCTGTTTCACGTACTGCAATACACCAGTCCACACCTAATCTCATGACATTTATCACTGAGTCCAGGCTTTTTTTCCATAATATAGCCACCCCTCCTGGTATCCTTCCTCTTTTAATTCCCAAACTGAGGTCAGTAGTAGATTCTCCAGCACCCAGGAAACTATCATTGATAGAGTTTAGAccttttaaatcctgtttgGCTAAAAAAGTTTCTTGCAAGCACAAGATGTCGCAATGTAGCAACAACTGGTCGACAACCAAACGGCGAGCTTTATCGTCTGCACTCTGCCCTAAGCGCAGGCCACGACAGTTGTAAGAGATGACTTtaatgtccatttttttttttctttttttttttcttttatgactttgtgCTCACCCCAGCAGTAGGCGCGCATTTGTCCATGGAAGAAAGGGCAGCATTTGCGCCGATAATGGTTTTGCGCGGCTCGTAAAATCTTCTCACAATGGTTCCCTCAGGCCAAAGCTCTGGGTTGTACATGACAGCCACCTCACTACATTCGGCAGAAACCTTGAATGAGGCGTACCGGGTATTAGCAGTAGTGAGTCTCTGGCATGTCACATTTTGCCCAAGTTTGGCTTTAAGATAAGCACATAGTGTTTCCGCATCCAGGTCAGGTGAAAATTTAGAGGCAAAAACACTCACCAGTTTGGTTTTCACCATTTTGATGTTCCCTGCGGCTCCAGTACCAACAATGGTCTGTCCAGCTTTCCTGCGTCCCAGTGAAGGGCCAGAGCGAGTCGTCGTCGTCTTCACCGAGGGATCTTTGGGCTGTCGATGGTGCCGTTTCACGACCTGGCTCCACTTCGGAGATCCCGGAGATGGCGTAGATTCTCCGGTACACAACGCTGGAGTATCTTCCTTTGCAATTGATAGCAAATCCCCCTCCAGATCTTGAAGACGGCGTTCCATATCCAGGGCGGTGTTCAGATCCATATGCGCCCTACCCATTTTCTTCAACGGTACCGATCGGATTCCGCATCCTTGATCGGTATGTTCTAGAGCAGACACCGCCGCAGATCCGTCATAACATCGTGAAGACCTTCACTTACTTCAGCCTGAGTTTGAAGTGTTTGCTTCATGGCAGATACTGAAACGTGGAGCTGTTCCATTTTGCGAAAGCGCGAACATCCATGTTGGAAAAAGTCACAGGAGGCAACTCGTCCAAGTAATGGGACACAAATCTGGGAATTTTATCCCCGCATTCGTTAAGCACTTTGAGGCATGCCTTCACATTGTTGATATCCTTTTGTGCTCCTTTATACGAGACGTTACGCTGAGAAGAGGTACAGAGCTCATACAGCGTCTTCTTTGATGTTTCTATCCAGTCTGAGTCAAAGGTGTTGACAGCTAACAAAACAATCTCATCCTGGCTTAGAGTCTTTAGTTTAATAGAAAGAAAGTGTAAAAATTCGTCCTCTACGATAATTTTATCCTCAATAGTTTTATATATGCATGGATTTAAGCGAGCTCTAGAAACCGCCGGAGATTTGGAAGAGCGCGCTCCAGTCACATCAGCCATGTCAGCTGCAACCAATTCCCCACTGTGTGTGAAACCCCAACCCCCCAACCCCCCCCAACCCACTGTGTGTGAAACCAGTGGGTTGCTGGCTTGAGACACTTTACCCGCTTTCACTGCGGCTGGTGGTCGTGAATGGGTGAACGAATGTAGTGTGAAGTATACATGTACAGGTCATTTACCATAAACTTGTACCCTTTTTGTGTTATAAAGCCACCTGACTGCAGGGACACTGATGGAGCAGGGTGTGACAGATGGCAGCAGACTGACTCTAGTCCCAGTTATTGAGACTGGTTCAGTAGTAAGTTTGTCTCCCACATTCTCTTTTTACAAACATAGCAAAATGATATGCAGCCATGAACAAAAACTGAGCTTTTCGGGGGATTGTGGTTATTTATTGCAGAGTTCAACGAGAGAGAGGACAGTGATGGACAAGCTGGAGAGTTTAACAGAATCCCAGGTGAGAACCTGCATTAGGCGCTAAGTGGacgttgttttatttatatttatatatatatatataataaaaaaaatattttcttgtaaaatattctagaatttttatttataactaAAACCTGGGCTGAAATACATGCACTTGAtcttaatttgtaatttaatcttcaTCTTGTACCAAAATTAGCACCACAGTGTTTGGTACAGTCCAGTTCACTGAATCTGTCCATGCTTCTATTGAGAAAATTTTTACGATccataaattataaatgtataatcatttaatcagattaaaagcTGGTACTACAAAGCTTGTTGACTTAatgcagaaaagaaatatgCATATGTCTTTGGGCTACATCTTCTTAAGAACAAACTACTgtactttttcactttgttaTTGAATAAATGAATGTCTGGATGGCATTTATTTGGCTTCAAgtactaaaataaagaaacttgtTATTTCTGACTATATCTTTGACCCTGTGTAATATTGCCTGGTCAAATACTTTGGCATTTTAATTGATTCAAAGTCTGTGACTTCAATCATTTGGGGTTACCTTTTAGCATTTAACTGAGTTGTTTCATAACAAATTTGTTGATTTATACAAGTTTCAATCAGAATGTCTATGTGATTGGATTGTGTTGTATTTGTACAAATTGAATGGATTTGAATATATAAACTTTACACAAAAAGTGAGGAACtctgtggtattttttttaaatctctcttAAATTGTGCTGAATTTgtaaggaaaacacagaaatgttgttCCCACTAAAACTTGACAAACGTTTCTGCTAAGGCCAAACAGTTTATGGTGGAGGGACTATGATGGTGTGGCGCAATACTGATAATGAATGCCATCTGTGTCACTGGAAAAACAATGATAGTCATCACTGGAGGTAGTCTAGATTCATGGGAATGTCAagattataataattataataatacagtacagaccaaaagtttggacacgcattctcattgaattcagttaaaaagtgtgtccaaacttttggtctgtactgtacatttgAATTATTATGTCCTTTATGTCTTGGGGCAAAACAAGTGATTCCAatggataaaaaataatgaagtaaatgaataaataagagaTTAAAACCAATATCTGAGGAAATTAGGAAGGTTTCTAACACAACAcaaattttctttatcttgtAAATTGCATCtataataattgatttattatgtttactATTGTCATCAAGACAAACTCATGTTtgctatttattatttctgtaaacaGAGTTTTGTCCTTCTTGGCCTCAGATGTTCTCTGAGCAGTTCTTAACTCACTTTCATTGTCAACAAAACAATAGTTTTCTCATCAGCAACTTTTCTATCAGATTCGGGACGAAAATCTGGGAGATTTCTTTTTCACTGGTTATTTTTCCGCACTTCTTGCAGATAGAGGACTTCCTTTCGGGGCGCCTGCCTCTGACCCTCAGCCTTGGAGCCGGGGCCCACACGATGTATGTGCAGCTCCAGCTGTCGCAGGAGGTCAGGGAGCTCCAGGGGAACACGGACTCAGTGGTTCAGACCAGATGCAAACCTCAAACTGCACCGGCGAACAATGGGAACCTCCTGGAGGCATCCTCTGCGGGGTCCTCCTTAGGATTCACCACCTCACAGACTTCCTCTCCTCCCTTGCCCTCGGCTCGCTCTGCATCCTCCCTCCAATGTAGCAGTCAGAAACCCAGAACTTCCTTTATCTCGTCCACAAGCGTAGCACTTGAGCACTGCATGGATCCTCCGTTAGTGCGGCGCTCACAGTCTGACTGCAAACCTGCTTTGCCTTTGGACTCTACACATCCTCCAAATCTACCTCCTGCAGCTACACCAGTCTGTTCATCCAGACCCACCAGTTCTGAACCAGGACCAATTTCAGCCTTCATAGAGGTCTGTGATGATACCCGTTTTCCTCCTCCAATGATTGTAGTTAACAGCAAACATCTACAattcacttttagtttttttttttttatagacattaatgactttttttttttaacagggaGATGTTCCTGCACATAAGTCACAGCCTCCAGGGGCGGTCATTGACAGCGTCATGAGTCACTCTCCAGGCGTCTTCTCTGGGACGTTTTCTGGTAGGTCTTTGTAGAAACAGCAGTATGTACATACACACAGTAGATCCTTCCAAAAGTctttttcacacttcaggttagaaaatgtgaaaaatacttttggatTAAACGTACAGGATTAAACTTTTACTAaatgtgttgggttttttaTGTCATACACCAACATAAAGTAGCATATGTGAAGtggaaaatagtttattttattttttttactaacttaaatctgaaaaatatggcACAGTTATGGATTTTGTTCCATTTATTCTGATACTTAATCAAATTTGATACAACACCTCCAGAAGTCATTTACTTAATAAACAGAATCTTCTGTGGGTGGTTTAATCACGATACAGATCCATGATCCATGCTGTGGAGCTGTCCAGTAAAGGCTTCAGAGTTCATTAGTGAACAAACGTGAAGACCAAAGAGTGAAGAAAGCCTAGAAGAAATTTGAACcaagtttgtgtttaaaacatcttaaagagCACTATCCAGTCTACCTACTGAAATTACTGTAGAGAGATTTTGGGACAACTACAAACCCACCAAGGCATGGCTGTCACGTAAACTAGGAGAGGGAAGGAGAGCAAATAGAGAAGCCACCAAGAGGCCCATATTATCTCTAGAGAAACTGCAGAAACCCACAGCTCAGGAGTCAGGATCTGTCATCAGGAGACCTATTGTTCTTGCACTTTACGATCCTTGCCTTTAGGAATGAGCAGTAAGGAAAACCATCAAAAATCCAGAATCAACATCCAATGCAAAAGATTATATCTGGCAGGAAACTAGAATTGCATAACACCCTGAATATGCTATGAaatgtggtggcagcatcatgctgtggagattattttcttcagtgAAAACAGGAAAGATCTTCAGGATGATGAAgcacatttttcagactttattatTGAAAATGCTGATCATTTTCCATGCTCGGTTTTGCAATATGATATATCACAGTAAATGACATtgatttttgtggttgtaatatgatATAAACATGTAAACTTCAATgggtattttaaaaatgtgccagacttttttctttttaatttaatcaaaatgaatgaatacaCATTGTTTACCAAGAAGGTGAAAGTTTACAGTTGTTATCAAAGACTTAGCTCAACAGCTTTTATCATTTCATCTGTAAATCGAtcattaatatttctaataatgtCCAATCCTATCAGGGACACTGGCCCCGTGCAGTCATGGAGGCATCAGTCATCCTCGTCGCGGCATCGCCATCATTCTCCAAATCCTCAACGACTTGCTCAGAGCTGCCTgccaccaccagggggcgctgctgCCTCCTTTATGTAACGAGTGCACTGCCTCAAACCTTCCAGACAGCCATCTCACCCCAGAGGATCCCTGCATGGGAAGAAATGGACAACCACCAACCCAAAGCACAGCGCGCAGCGGTAAGCTGACATGGTGTATTTGATGCACAATTCAGTATGCTGATCCACTGTTTCATTGTTGTCAAATTCTAACAAATGTCgtctgaaagcattttttttagacaaactgGTCCAGTTTAGACTCAAAGTCAATTtgtattaattcattttattccaAAACTATCCAATCATCTATGTAGCCTcaggtttaaaaatattattgtaagATTTTCAGCTAAAGTGTTCAATTAGTCCATTTTccaacagaaatgtgcaaacaaattaaaaatttttgcAATTTCACTCTTTGCAAACGAATTCTGCAAAACCTATTGGTTTTCACACATATGCATCAAGTGtaacacagttttttttccttctctctctccaggAGGGGATGAGAGTCAGACGCTTCACTCCTctgaagagaataaaacaaTGCACTGCAAGATGGAGCGCCTGCAGCTTCTGATGCATCAGAGGCGTCGCCATAGGCGGATTCGTAGGTGTTCTCTCCTCCATGGATTCGCTCAACCAAACCAGCACCGGCTCCACCGTTCCTAGTGTACGCAAACTGCTCACTGTGATTTCTTCTTGTAGCTATTTGAATAGAAGGAACGATTTTCACAATAGGCAGTACATAAAACCAGAgcaggtttttttctgtttatagtGACATacattagacaaacaaaaacgtATAAGCTTTATACAGCACTTTTCCTGCGCCCGTTTACTGAGCATGATGGAGATAGCTCTATATGTAGTATAACATTACAGaaagttcttttttgtttgtttgtttgtttttctgttctacATTTTTTTAGAGTTTAGCTACTGTGAGCAGAATGAAACATAAGTACTTCTGATAATGAGGGTTTCTGTCAGCTCTGTGGGCCTTGGGGGCTTGTTATTCTCTGGACACAAAACAAATAGCAAATCACCCTTGAAAATGATGCAGGACTATGTCGTTTTTAGCTCATGAGTTGTGCCTTACAACAACATGCAGTATTTACAGATGGTCCTTGTAGTTTTCCTCCTTCACCAGTAAGACTATCCTTAGCTCATGAAATATACATTATGTTTTTCTCCTCATCCTTAAAGggatattttaagatttttaaattgagggtctttaaaaggttttactATCTCAACTGAAGTTAATAACACTTCTTATTTAGTATAATCTTTGCAAACTTGTTTTCAAATAACGCCAAGATTATGTGTGCAGGTTAGAACTTAAAATAATTACAGTGTTCTAGAGTCTTACTGAAATCCCTAAAAAAAGGGATTAATCAACAAAGAAAttgattaatattaaaatattcatatacTCCTAACAAGCCTCAATGCTCGTTGTTACTGTAGGACATGATATTTTCGTAATCAAAAatgatgacagaaaatattctgccttgaaacaaaacattcaacttgttttgtttctaaagcTTTGGTGGAAATAACCGTGAATATGATCATTGAGGATGTGTTTGTGTATAAAATAAgctgatttttagtttctaGCTCATTgaatttacattattattattttttttttaaagtcgttTATGTTCTGTAATCAGAACATGCTTCAGAAGGATCCCTGGTGGTGCACCGTCTCCAGCCTACGCTGCTCGTGCACATCAGCTTCTTTGTAAATAACTTGACATTTCATGTGAGCGTTTGCATAAACTTCTACCATATTTATGAAACTTAAGTACTTTTAAGCTAGAAGAGAACTTATGTCGTGGCTCCTCTTGAGCCAGCATTAGGTTCAGCCTCCAGGTCTGTCTAATCTGATTATTGAACGAATACTAGAAGAGTTGTATTATACATTTATAATATATTAGCAGCTCAAAACCTCTGAAGGtaactttagttttaaaatcttgaattATCCCTTAAAATATGCATTGATATGTCTGTGTTGGTTTCTGGTTTACCTCCACGCTGTAATTCCTGTAATGTGAACGACACAGTCCAAACACTGTGACTTGTCTTCTCTGACATACTGTTCTgtaaattttatgtaaatattctACTTAGTGATGTAGTTTAAGTTTAACTTCAAAAAGCTGAGATTTATCTGTGATTAGACAAGATCAATGTATTTGATCAGGTGACTTGCCTCTTTCATGTTTATTAAAGAGTGTGCCTCTTACAACTGACCACAACTCTAAGCAATATATTGCCTTATCATGAATGTTAAGAGTCCGTCTCATCTTTGGAGAATATtccctttaaaaatgaagaagagcatataaacaataatgaaaGCAGAGACTTAATAAAACCTTGAAAAGACTATTAGTTCATTCGACTGTATGTGGCGTTCACCCTTTCATGTTGAGACATTTATTGGAAGAATCAACTGgtttttgtgatatttgttGACTGAAGGAGTGTTCTCTATGAGTTATTCTGTGCCTCTTTCTCTACCTCTTTTATCTGCTTACACACACATTGTTCCACGCTTACATAACCATAATATAAGACTGGCGTCAGTCACACATAGCATCAgataaaactgataaaagatCGTCAACACCTTTTGGTGAGGGTGGGGAACGAGGAATAGATCAAATCAAAACTGGCTCTTCgtccttttttttcattcagtgtcatcttTACGGTGTGCTGAGTGGTGGACTGTGACTGTATCGCTGTTCCAAAATGAATTTGTGTTATACACTGCATCATTTgacattaaatctttttatatataattagCAAGATCCTCACTTCTTTACAATGAAAGACAAATCTGTGGTCTGGAAAAAGATCTCCAGGtgaaaattcttttaaaaagtatttaaagggATATTCAACTGAATGAATATTTGTACTATAAAAGCAAAGAATGCCTATTTGTATATTCTCTGTCTCACTATCAGTTGTTATTGCTTTGCTTCCTGTGCGTTCACACATGTGAAATGCACAGGAGATTTTTCTGCTGGGTTTCTGTgtgttggaaagaaaaacatccatttcCTCCTACACTCTCCTCCATACTCCTCCTCCTTTTAGCATTGCAGAAAGAAGCTCCCCTCCCCCACACCTTTTGTCACAATCCCTGCCCTGTGGTGAAAAGACAAATCTCCTTTGTAGTGTGACATGCAAATACCAAGTCTGAGCCAGACTATTCTTCATTAGCATTCAAAGTGTGGATTTTGTTCGTTTTCGAGGTGAACCTCCCAGATCTCCTTCAATCCCAATATAAATTTTCAGCTCTCTGCAGTGTGGCTATCAGGCTAACGCTAGCAACATACACGCTTTGCCtaaataaagagaaacacaGGTTTGTCTACATCCTGCCTTTCATAGCTGTTCATGAAACTCTCCTGTCTCATTACTGGGGTGGATCAAAAGTGATGAACACCACCCGCTCAGAACAGCATCAAGAATACAGATGGCGTCGTAGGTGGAGCTCTG
This is a stretch of genomic DNA from Gambusia affinis linkage group LG12, SWU_Gaff_1.0, whole genome shotgun sequence. It encodes these proteins:
- the LOC122840987 gene encoding midnolin-like → MEQPKTQRRGFPTPQPAGGEPPMRLTITSTTGCPVELSVQRGETAEGLRKLISQKLGLQTDRIIVVHKDSHLTAGTLMEQGVTDGSRLTLVPVIETGSVSSTRERTVMDKLESLTESQIEDFLSGRLPLTLSLGAGAHTMYVQLQLSQEVRELQGNTDSVVQTRCKPQTAPANNGNLLEASSAGSSLGFTTSQTSSPPLPSARSASSLQCSSQKPRTSFISSTSVALEHCMDPPLVRRSQSDCKPALPLDSTHPPNLPPAATPVCSSRPTSSEPGPISAFIEGDVPAHKSQPPGAVIDSVMSHSPGVFSGTFSGTLAPCSHGGISHPRRGIAIILQILNDLLRAACHHQGALLPPLCNECTASNLPDSHLTPEDPCMGRNGQPPTQSTARSGGDESQTLHSSEENKTMHCKMERLQLLMHQRRRHRRIRRCSLLHGFAQPNQHRLHRS